One Pantoea trifolii DNA segment encodes these proteins:
- a CDS encoding SDR family NAD(P)-dependent oxidoreductase produces MKTLEGKIALVTGASKGIGAAIAMTFAAAGARVVVNYLQDEVGAADVVTDIQALGSDAIAVQADISREADVQRLFASSIEQFGTPDIVVNNAGIFHHGDFADLSINEMQQQLNVNLLGTLLVCQQAAKHFPARGGSIINLSALNSQRSTPGSVLWAATKGAIDTLTQGLARELGPRNIRVNALAPGIILTEGLLAAKKMHPELKAQLIAATPLGRFGLPEDVAQVALFLASEEAAYVSGERVLIAGGV; encoded by the coding sequence ATGAAAACACTTGAAGGCAAAATTGCGCTGGTGACGGGCGCTTCGAAAGGCATTGGTGCCGCCATCGCCATGACTTTCGCGGCGGCCGGTGCTCGGGTGGTGGTGAATTATCTTCAGGACGAAGTGGGTGCGGCGGATGTAGTGACCGACATTCAGGCGCTGGGTAGCGACGCCATCGCCGTCCAGGCTGATATCTCACGCGAGGCCGATGTGCAGCGCCTGTTCGCTAGCAGCATTGAGCAGTTTGGCACACCCGATATTGTGGTGAATAACGCCGGCATTTTTCACCACGGTGACTTTGCTGACCTTAGCATCAACGAAATGCAGCAGCAGCTGAATGTGAATCTGCTGGGCACCTTGCTGGTGTGTCAGCAGGCGGCAAAACATTTCCCCGCGCGTGGCGGTTCCATCATCAACCTAAGCGCCTTAAATAGCCAACGCAGCACGCCCGGTTCGGTGCTGTGGGCGGCAACCAAAGGCGCGATCGATACCTTGACGCAGGGCCTCGCACGGGAGCTAGGCCCACGCAATATTCGCGTCAATGCGTTAGCACCCGGCATTATTTTGACTGAAGGTTTGCTGGCGGCGAAGAAGATGCATCCGGAGTTGAAAGCACAGCTAATTGCCGCAACGCCACTAGGGCGCTTTGGCTTGCCGGAAGATGTGGCGCAAGTCGCGCTATTTTTAGCGTCGGAAGAGGCGGCATATGTTAGCGGTGAACGCGTGCTGATTGCCGGCGGCGTGTAA
- a CDS encoding AraC family transcriptional regulator, whose amino-acid sequence MIHQEQWQQLVAIIARHAPQDGRHYCPIDFLSFGRSSQPTSLAHVATWASFALIAQGQKALRMGDEVMHYGPGDLLLVTLDMPVQSCVVMATPEKPNLGVGITINETRLMRYLEHFPHHHLATTSVSERGIAVHKVAPPLVDAVMRLVELLDHPQDIAALAPLIEQEIFYRLLTGPEGPRILNMALTERPGNKVARAARWLRENFHHPLKMDHLASSVGMSISSLHHHFKAVTAMTPMQYQKQLRLNEARRLMLIEKLDAGTAGYRVGYQSASQFSREYSRFHGQSPARDARTIAVGAEWINPPQ is encoded by the coding sequence ATGATTCATCAGGAACAATGGCAGCAGTTGGTGGCAATTATTGCCCGCCATGCGCCGCAGGATGGTCGTCACTATTGCCCGATCGATTTTCTCTCTTTCGGCCGCAGTTCTCAGCCCACCAGTTTGGCGCATGTGGCGACCTGGGCCAGCTTTGCTCTGATCGCGCAGGGGCAAAAAGCGCTGCGCATGGGCGATGAAGTGATGCATTACGGGCCGGGCGATTTGCTGCTGGTGACGCTCGATATGCCGGTGCAATCCTGCGTGGTCATGGCGACGCCAGAGAAGCCAAATCTTGGCGTAGGCATCACCATTAATGAAACGCGTCTGATGCGTTATCTGGAACACTTTCCGCACCATCACCTCGCGACTACGTCGGTTAGCGAGCGCGGTATCGCCGTGCATAAAGTTGCGCCGCCGTTGGTGGATGCAGTGATGCGTTTGGTGGAGTTGCTGGATCACCCGCAGGACATTGCCGCGCTGGCACCGTTAATTGAGCAGGAGATTTTCTATCGTCTGCTGACCGGGCCAGAAGGACCGCGCATTCTCAACATGGCGTTGACGGAGCGGCCGGGCAACAAAGTGGCGCGTGCCGCACGCTGGCTACGGGAAAACTTTCATCATCCATTGAAAATGGATCATCTGGCGAGCAGCGTGGGGATGAGTATTTCATCGCTGCATCATCACTTTAAAGCGGTAACGGCGATGACGCCGATGCAGTATCAAAAGCAGCTGCGGCTCAACGAGGCGCGGCGTTTGATGCTGATTGAGAAGCTGGATGCCGGAACGGCGGGTTATCGGGTGGGTTATCAAAGTGCTTCGCAGTTCAGTCGCGAATATAGCCGCTTTCACGGCCAGTCACCGGCGCGTGACGCGCGAACAATTGCGGTGGGTGCAGAGTGGATAAACCCACCGCAATGA
- a CDS encoding luciferase-like monooxygenase, with translation MSEKKTVRLSVLDLAPIPQGSAARDAFHNSLALARQSEALGFHRYWLAEHHNMTGIASAATSVLIGYLAANTETLRLGSGGIMLPNHAPLVIAEQFGTLESLYPGRIDLGLGRAPGSDQRTMLALRRHLSSAQADNFPEDVSELIRWFDAEEGEHPPVQPVPGLGLKIPVWLLGSSLYSAQLAAQLGLPFAFASHFAPDLLFQALHIYREKFKPSARLAKPYAMVCVNVVAADSERDARFLFTSMQQQFINLRRGKPGPLPAPVENMDNLWSPSEQYGVQQALSMSIVGDSDKVRSGLAALMRETQADEIMVNGQIYDSQARLRSFALAMEAARTL, from the coding sequence ATGTCTGAGAAAAAAACTGTTCGCCTGTCCGTGTTGGATCTGGCGCCTATTCCACAAGGTTCCGCTGCACGCGATGCGTTCCATAATTCGCTGGCACTGGCTCGTCAATCTGAAGCGCTGGGTTTCCACCGCTACTGGCTGGCTGAACACCATAATATGACGGGGATTGCCAGCGCCGCGACCTCAGTACTGATCGGCTATTTAGCCGCCAATACCGAAACGCTGCGCCTTGGCTCAGGCGGCATCATGCTACCCAACCACGCGCCGCTGGTGATCGCCGAACAGTTTGGTACCCTCGAATCACTCTATCCTGGCCGTATCGATTTGGGACTGGGCCGCGCGCCCGGTTCGGACCAACGCACCATGCTGGCGTTGCGTCGTCATCTTTCCAGCGCCCAGGCAGATAACTTCCCGGAAGATGTTTCTGAACTGATTCGCTGGTTTGACGCCGAAGAGGGTGAACATCCGCCAGTACAACCGGTTCCAGGTTTAGGATTGAAAATTCCAGTGTGGCTGCTCGGTTCCAGCCTGTATAGCGCGCAATTGGCCGCTCAGCTTGGTTTGCCGTTTGCGTTTGCCTCGCATTTCGCGCCCGATTTGCTGTTCCAGGCGCTGCATATTTATCGTGAGAAATTCAAACCTTCGGCGCGTCTGGCGAAGCCGTATGCGATGGTGTGCGTCAATGTGGTGGCGGCCGATAGCGAGCGTGATGCGCGCTTCCTGTTCACCTCGATGCAGCAGCAGTTTATTAATCTGCGTCGCGGCAAGCCGGGTCCGCTGCCCGCGCCGGTGGAGAACATGGATAATCTATGGTCACCGTCCGAGCAATATGGCGTGCAGCAGGCGCTGAGCATGTCGATTGTCGGCGATAGCGATAAAGTGCGCAGCGGCCTCGCCGCGCTAATGCGTGAAACCCAGGCGGATGAAATTATGGTCAACGGCCAGATTTACGATTCGCAGGCGCGTCTGCGTTCGTTCGCATTGGCGATGGAAGCCGCGCGCACGCTGTAA
- a CDS encoding U32 family peptidase — protein sequence MKYAIGPVLWYWPTATLETFYHRAAESSAEIIYLGEAVCSKRRATSFNQWMEIARMLALQGKQVVLSTLALLQSPSEVKELRRYVENGEFLLEANDIGTVNMAAERKLPFVAGPTLNVYNAQTLQLLLKEGMTRWCIPVEMSRDWLIQLLQQCDVAGVREQFEVEVLGYGHLPLALSARCFTARAENRGKDDCQTCCINYPTGRRVLSQEGQQVFVLNGIQTMSGYCYNLGNDLSGMHNWIDIVRLSPQGESTLAEVDRFRANEAGQAPLMMARGSDCNGYWRRLAGMALEGER from the coding sequence ATGAAATACGCCATCGGGCCGGTGCTGTGGTACTGGCCAACTGCAACACTGGAAACGTTTTATCACCGCGCCGCCGAGAGCAGCGCCGAGATTATCTATCTCGGCGAAGCGGTGTGCAGCAAGAGACGCGCGACATCGTTCAATCAATGGATGGAGATTGCGCGCATGCTGGCGCTGCAAGGCAAGCAAGTGGTGCTGAGCACGCTGGCACTGCTGCAGTCGCCCTCGGAAGTGAAGGAGCTGCGACGCTATGTCGAGAACGGTGAGTTCCTGCTGGAAGCCAATGACATCGGCACCGTGAACATGGCGGCAGAACGCAAATTGCCGTTTGTCGCCGGTCCAACCCTCAACGTGTATAACGCGCAGACGCTGCAACTGTTGCTCAAAGAAGGCATGACGCGCTGGTGCATTCCGGTGGAGATGTCTCGCGACTGGCTGATTCAACTGCTGCAACAGTGCGATGTGGCGGGCGTGCGCGAGCAATTTGAGGTGGAAGTGCTCGGTTATGGCCACCTGCCGCTGGCGTTGTCAGCGCGCTGCTTCACCGCACGCGCCGAGAATCGCGGCAAAGATGATTGCCAAACCTGCTGCATCAATTATCCCACTGGCCGCCGCGTGCTTTCACAGGAAGGCCAGCAGGTGTTTGTCCTCAATGGCATTCAGACCATGAGCGGCTATTGCTACAACCTCGGCAATGATTTGAGCGGCATGCATAATTGGATCGACATTGTGCGTCTGTCGCCACAGGGCGAAAGCACGCTCGCCGAAGTGGATCGCTTCCGCGCCAACGAAGCCGGTCAGGCCCCGCTGATGATGGCGCGCGGCAGCGACTGCAACGGATATTGGCGTCGCCTGGCCGGGATGGCGCTTGAAGGCGAGCGGTAA
- the ubiU gene encoding ubiquinone anaerobic biosynthesis protein UbiU, which translates to MELLCPAGNLPALKSAVEHGADAVYVGLKDDTNARHFAGLNFTDKKLAEAARYLHQHRRKLHVAINTFAHPDGMNRWQSAIDVAAQNGADALILADIATLEYAAKRYPQVERHLSVQASATNLQAIHFYHRHFQLSRVVLPRVLSMHQVKQLARETPVPLEVFAFGSLCIMAEGRCYLSSWLTGESPNSAGACSPAKFVRWQQTPKGMESRLNEVLIDRYAPDENAGYPTLCKGRYEVDNQLYHVLEEPTSLNTLSLLPELLRANIASVKIEGRQRSPAYVAQVAKVWRQAIDRCMASPEQYVVQEPWMQALGELSEGSQTTLGAYHRDWQ; encoded by the coding sequence ATGGAACTGCTGTGTCCGGCGGGGAATTTGCCTGCGCTGAAATCGGCGGTGGAGCATGGTGCTGACGCGGTGTATGTCGGCCTGAAAGACGATACCAATGCCCGCCACTTTGCTGGCCTCAATTTTACCGATAAGAAACTGGCTGAAGCCGCGCGCTATCTGCATCAGCATCGCCGCAAACTGCATGTGGCCATTAACACCTTTGCCCATCCTGATGGGATGAATCGCTGGCAAAGTGCGATTGATGTTGCCGCTCAGAACGGCGCAGATGCGCTGATTCTGGCGGATATTGCCACGCTGGAGTACGCGGCAAAACGCTATCCGCAGGTTGAGCGTCATCTTTCGGTACAAGCCTCCGCCACCAATCTGCAGGCCATTCATTTTTATCATCGTCACTTTCAACTTAGCCGCGTTGTGCTGCCGCGCGTGCTATCAATGCATCAGGTCAAACAGCTGGCGCGTGAGACGCCGGTGCCGCTGGAAGTGTTCGCCTTCGGTAGCCTGTGCATTATGGCCGAAGGCCGCTGCTATCTCTCATCCTGGCTGACCGGCGAGTCGCCTAACAGCGCAGGTGCCTGCTCGCCAGCGAAATTTGTCCGCTGGCAACAGACGCCAAAGGGCATGGAATCACGCCTGAATGAAGTGCTGATTGACCGCTACGCGCCCGACGAGAACGCTGGCTATCCCACGCTGTGTAAAGGGCGTTATGAAGTGGATAACCAGCTCTATCACGTGCTGGAAGAACCCACCAGCCTGAACACCTTGTCGCTGCTGCCTGAACTGCTGCGCGCCAACATTGCCTCGGTGAAAATTGAAGGCCGTCAGCGCAGCCCGGCGTATGTGGCGCAGGTGGCAAAAGTGTGGCGTCAGGCCATCGATCGCTGCATGGCATCGCCTGAACAGTATGTCGTGCAGGAACCCTGGATGCAGGCGCTGGGCGAGTTATCAGAAGGCAGCCAAACAACACTCGGTGCTTATCACCGCGACTGGCAATAA
- the ubiT gene encoding ubiquinone anaerobic biosynthesis accessory factor UbiT: MFARLRGLIVEKGPEFLALPVSITPFPLKKAILQQLLNWQFRHALSEGELDFLEGRYLGIEVADVNLRWITTLQAGRLTVSRDTEADVWFRGEANDLLLVAARKADPDMLFFQRRLVIEGDTELGLEVKNLMDAIELDAMPTPLRTGLQQLAAFIEAGMKQDAKAAEARAGISC, from the coding sequence ATGTTTGCGCGCTTACGCGGTCTGATTGTGGAAAAAGGCCCAGAATTCCTTGCTTTACCCGTTTCTATTACCCCTTTCCCGCTAAAAAAAGCTATTCTGCAACAACTCCTAAACTGGCAATTTCGTCATGCTTTGTCTGAAGGTGAGTTAGACTTTCTGGAAGGGCGTTATCTGGGGATCGAGGTTGCCGATGTGAATCTGCGCTGGATCACCACCCTGCAAGCAGGGCGCCTGACCGTTTCGCGCGACACCGAGGCTGATGTCTGGTTTCGCGGTGAAGCCAACGATCTGTTGCTGGTGGCAGCACGCAAAGCGGATCCCGATATGTTGTTCTTTCAACGCCGTCTAGTGATTGAAGGTGACACGGAGCTGGGACTAGAGGTGAAAAACCTAATGGATGCCATTGAACTGGATGCCATGCCCACGCCATTACGCACGGGATTGCAGCAGCTCGCTGCTTTTATTGAGGCAGGAATGAAACAGGACGCGAAGGCCGCTGAGGCGCGCGCGGGGATCTCATGTTGA
- a CDS encoding GNAT family N-acetyltransferase: MLIRTEIGIDAAGIDSLLKRSFATAAEAELIQQLREDGLLTLGVVATDDEGQVLGYAAFSPVTLQGEDRNWVALAPLAVDESVRKQGLAKQLVYEGLDSLNEFSYSAVVVLGDPEFYNPLGFEPAARHGLHCRWLGSEAAFQVYKLADDAFVGAEGLIEFAEPFNRFD; this comes from the coding sequence ATGTTGATTCGTACTGAAATTGGCATTGATGCAGCAGGCATCGATAGCCTGTTAAAGCGCAGTTTTGCTACCGCTGCCGAAGCGGAACTGATACAGCAACTGCGCGAAGATGGCTTGCTGACTCTCGGTGTAGTTGCCACGGATGATGAAGGTCAGGTGCTGGGTTATGCCGCTTTCAGTCCGGTGACCCTGCAGGGAGAAGACCGCAACTGGGTAGCGTTGGCACCGCTCGCCGTGGATGAATCGGTGCGCAAACAGGGCCTTGCTAAACAGCTAGTGTATGAAGGATTGGATTCACTTAATGAGTTCAGCTACAGCGCCGTGGTGGTGCTGGGCGATCCTGAGTTTTACAATCCACTCGGCTTTGAACCGGCAGCACGTCATGGTTTGCACTGTCGTTGGCTAGGCAGCGAAGCGGCCTTCCAGGTGTACAAACTGGCAGACGATGCGTTTGTCGGTGCAGAAGGGCTGATCGAATTCGCCGAGCCGTTTAATCGTTTCGACTAA
- a CDS encoding GIY-YIG nuclease family protein: protein MEQGWQLYLLQTAAGMLYTGITTDVNRRLQQHQLGRGARSLRGKGPLTLVFHCDAGDRAAASRLEYQVKQLSRAQKLLLVAQQPPCLVAWFSRND from the coding sequence ATGGAACAAGGCTGGCAGCTCTATCTGCTACAAACCGCCGCGGGCATGCTGTATACCGGCATCACCACCGATGTTAATCGTCGCCTGCAACAGCATCAGCTGGGACGCGGCGCGCGTTCGCTGCGTGGCAAAGGCCCCTTAACGCTAGTGTTTCATTGCGATGCCGGCGATCGCGCTGCGGCGTCACGTCTGGAATATCAGGTGAAGCAGCTGAGCCGCGCGCAAAAGCTGCTGCTGGTTGCACAGCAGCCGCCCTGCTTAGTGGCCTGGTTTAGTCGAAACGATTAA
- a CDS encoding YhbP family protein, with translation MSDHAHLIRYLKKQHVLSLSASHGDDLWCANCFYVFDAANMAFWLMTEPDTRHGALIQANPHVAGTVNGQPKSVLLIKGVQYRGVIQLLSGERETLARHAYQKRFPVAKKVTAPLWEIMLDEVKMTDNALGFGKKIVWSRP, from the coding sequence TTGTCCGACCATGCTCATCTGATTCGCTATTTAAAAAAACAGCATGTGCTGTCGTTATCTGCCAGCCACGGCGACGATCTGTGGTGCGCCAACTGCTTCTATGTGTTTGATGCCGCAAACATGGCGTTCTGGCTGATGACCGAGCCGGATACGCGCCATGGCGCATTAATCCAGGCAAATCCTCACGTGGCGGGCACGGTAAATGGCCAGCCGAAAAGCGTGTTGTTGATCAAAGGCGTGCAGTACCGCGGCGTGATTCAGCTGTTAAGCGGAGAGCGGGAAACGCTGGCGCGTCACGCCTATCAGAAGCGATTCCCGGTGGCGAAGAAAGTCACTGCGCCGCTGTGGGAAATCATGCTCGACGAAGTGAAGATGACCGACAATGCGCTGGGCTTTGGCAAGAAGATTGTCTGGAGCCGGCCGTAG
- a CDS encoding type 1 glutamine amidotransferase domain-containing protein, giving the protein MSKKIAVLITDEFEDSEFTSPAEAYTQAGHEVVTIEFKAGNIVKGKQGKAEVNIDKSIDDVNAAEFDALLLPGGHSPDALRGDDRFINFTKEFVASGKPVFAICHGPQLLISANGVRDRKMTSVKAIAIDLRNAGADFYDKEVVVDDKLVTSRTPEDLPAFNRESLRILNAA; this is encoded by the coding sequence ATGAGCAAGAAAATAGCGGTACTGATTACCGATGAATTTGAAGACTCAGAGTTTACCTCACCGGCGGAGGCTTACACTCAGGCAGGCCACGAAGTGGTTACCATCGAGTTTAAGGCCGGAAACATCGTCAAAGGTAAACAGGGTAAAGCTGAAGTCAACATCGACAAGTCTATTGATGATGTGAATGCAGCCGAGTTCGATGCGCTGCTGCTGCCCGGCGGACACTCTCCCGATGCTCTGCGCGGTGACGATCGCTTCATCAACTTCACTAAAGAGTTTGTCGCCAGCGGCAAGCCGGTGTTTGCCATTTGCCACGGCCCACAGTTGCTGATCAGCGCGAATGGCGTGCGCGACCGCAAAATGACCAGCGTAAAAGCCATCGCTATCGATCTGCGTAATGCGGGTGCGGATTTTTACGATAAAGAAGTGGTGGTTGATGACAAGTTAGTCACCAGCCGCACGCCTGAAGACCTGCCCGCGTTTAATCGCGAATCGCTGCGGATTTTGAACGCGGCCTGA
- a CDS encoding permease: MTQLSSHFPATRFAWWKPLLFLAVVVIGLWYVKWQPYYGKAFTAAETHSIGKSILANAADSPWRAALDYAMVYFLAVWKAAVLGVILGSLVQVLIPRAWLLRLMGSSRFGSTLMGTGLGLPGMMCSCCAAPVTAGLRQSQVSSGAAMAFWLANPLLNPATLIFMGFVLSWNFAAIRLVAGLMMVLGIAWLVQRSVPDQTVAAPIIPARDEQPFLTRWLWVMWRLFCNTIPLYIIAVLLLGAARVWLFPHADGAVGNTLFWVMLMAIAGCLFVIPTAAEIPIVQTMMLAGMGVAPALALLVTLPAVSVPSLLMLHRAFPARALWIALIGVAGSGMLLGVLALWLA, from the coding sequence ATGACCCAACTCTCTTCTCACTTCCCAGCGACACGCTTCGCCTGGTGGAAACCGCTGCTGTTCCTCGCCGTGGTGGTAATCGGTCTGTGGTATGTCAAATGGCAGCCTTATTACGGCAAAGCCTTTACTGCCGCCGAAACGCACTCAATAGGTAAATCAATTTTGGCCAATGCGGCGGACTCACCGTGGCGCGCAGCGCTCGATTACGCCATGGTCTATTTCCTCGCCGTGTGGAAAGCGGCGGTGCTCGGCGTGATCCTCGGATCGCTGGTGCAGGTGCTGATTCCACGCGCCTGGCTGCTGCGTCTGATGGGCAGCTCGCGCTTTGGCTCGACGCTAATGGGCACTGGATTAGGTTTGCCAGGCATGATGTGCAGCTGCTGTGCCGCGCCGGTGACCGCTGGCTTGCGTCAGTCGCAGGTTTCCAGCGGCGCGGCAATGGCGTTTTGGCTGGCGAATCCGCTGCTCAATCCTGCCACGCTGATTTTTATGGGTTTTGTGCTCAGCTGGAATTTTGCGGCGATTCGGCTGGTGGCGGGTTTAATGATGGTATTGGGCATCGCGTGGCTGGTGCAGCGTAGTGTGCCGGATCAGACCGTTGCCGCGCCCATTATCCCGGCACGCGATGAGCAACCGTTTCTGACGCGCTGGCTGTGGGTAATGTGGCGGCTGTTCTGCAACACCATTCCGTTGTATATCATCGCGGTATTGTTGCTCGGTGCCGCCCGCGTTTGGCTGTTCCCGCACGCGGATGGCGCGGTGGGCAACACGCTGTTTTGGGTGATGTTGATGGCGATTGCTGGCTGCCTGTTTGTGATTCCCACCGCGGCGGAAATCCCGATTGTGCAGACCATGATGCTGGCGGGCATGGGCGTTGCGCCCGCGCTGGCGTTGTTAGTCACGCTGCCCGCCGTGAGTGTGCCGTCGTTATTGATGCTGCATCGCGCCTTTCCCGCACGGGCGCTGTGGATCGCGCTGATCGGCGTGGCAGGCAGCGGCATGCTGCTCGGCGTGCTCGCCTTGTGGCTGGCGTAG
- the nrdG gene encoding anaerobic ribonucleoside-triphosphate reductase-activating protein codes for MMRIHGYYPVDIVNGPGTRCTLFVAGCEHQCRGCYNQSTWRLDSGVPFTLEMEEQLIADLNDRRIPRQGLSLSGGDPLHPHNVPHVRRLVKRVRRECPDKDIWLWTGYEMAELSAAQREVVDEIDVLIDGRFIEAEKDARLLWRGSRNQKIWWLRQPQGEHAEQHAAACHADQRDPQRPCGKGAMQHQ; via the coding sequence ATGATGCGCATCCACGGCTATTATCCGGTCGATATCGTTAACGGGCCCGGCACGCGCTGCACGCTGTTTGTCGCGGGCTGCGAACATCAGTGTCGCGGCTGCTACAACCAAAGCACGTGGCGGCTGGATTCCGGCGTACCTTTTACGCTGGAGATGGAAGAGCAGTTGATCGCCGATCTTAACGATCGGCGCATTCCGCGTCAGGGCTTGTCGCTGAGCGGCGGCGATCCGCTGCATCCGCATAACGTGCCGCATGTGCGTCGCCTGGTGAAACGCGTGCGACGTGAATGTCCGGATAAGGATATCTGGCTGTGGACCGGCTACGAAATGGCGGAACTCAGTGCGGCGCAGCGCGAAGTGGTGGATGAAATTGATGTGCTGATTGACGGGCGTTTTATCGAAGCGGAAAAAGATGCGCGGCTGCTGTGGCGCGGCAGCCGCAATCAGAAGATTTGGTGGCTACGCCAGCCACAAGGCGAGCACGCCGAGCAGCATGCCGCTGCCTGCCACGCCGATCAGCGCGATCCACAGCGCCCGTGCGGGAAAGGCGCGATGCAGCATCAATAA